A window from Pseudooceanicola algae encodes these proteins:
- a CDS encoding glutathione S-transferase family protein, which produces MIDLYTWTTPNGRKVSILLEELGVPYTIKPIDISKDEQFAPEFLAIAPNNRIPAIVDHETGVHLMETGAIMMYLAQKYDRFQASGDEYWRMVEWLMWQMGGLGPMLGQVHHFVKYNQGKSEYSEARYSAEAKRLYGVLDRRLEGRDYVAGEGRGEYTIADMSMWPWISRHDWQGIDLADYPNVRSWYQRLRARPAVQSGYHLPKKVNEIPEG; this is translated from the coding sequence ATGATCGACCTATATACCTGGACGACCCCCAACGGCCGCAAGGTTTCCATTCTGCTGGAAGAACTGGGCGTGCCCTATACGATCAAGCCCATCGACATCTCGAAGGACGAGCAATTCGCGCCCGAGTTCCTGGCCATCGCGCCGAACAACCGCATCCCGGCCATCGTGGACCATGAAACCGGTGTCCACCTGATGGAAACCGGGGCGATCATGATGTACCTGGCGCAGAAATATGACCGCTTTCAGGCCAGCGGCGACGAATACTGGCGCATGGTGGAATGGCTGATGTGGCAGATGGGCGGCCTTGGCCCGATGCTGGGTCAGGTGCACCACTTCGTGAAGTACAACCAGGGCAAGTCGGAATATTCCGAAGCCCGCTATTCGGCCGAGGCAAAGCGGCTTTACGGAGTGCTCGATCGCCGCCTTGAGGGGCGCGATTACGTCGCCGGTGAAGGGCGCGGCGAATACACCATCGCCGACATGTCCATGTGGCCCTGGATCTCGCGTCATGACTGGCAGGGGATCGACCTTGCGGATTACCCGAATGTGCGCAGCTGGTACCAGCGCCTGCGCGCCCGTCCGGCGGTGCAATCGGGCTATCACCTGCCCAAGAAGGTCAACGAGATCCCCGAGGGCTGA
- a CDS encoding NAD(P)-dependent oxidoreductase, producing the protein MSTTQKGTVGVIGLGIMGASYAANLLKAGFQVHGADPTEAARAAVQGLGVTTHDGPGEWLADCGTVVISLSRPDVLQAVGGQLAQLLTPEQIVVETGTFALADKIALRDTLAGAGITLLDCPVSGTGSQAKAGDLVMMASGENAAIDAAMPVLEGFTRLVQKVGDFGSGIRMKLMANHAVAVHNAAAAETLAYADALGLDRDAVYNLLSSGAGQSRMSDLRMPLMISAAYRPASATLRMFEKDLDLIETDLAKRGRDAPLFAQARRLYTKALADLPEDYDTASVFEVL; encoded by the coding sequence ATGAGCACGACGCAAAAGGGCACCGTGGGGGTCATCGGGCTGGGGATCATGGGGGCTTCCTATGCCGCCAACCTGCTGAAGGCCGGGTTCCAGGTGCATGGCGCCGATCCCACGGAGGCCGCCCGCGCGGCGGTGCAGGGGCTGGGCGTCACCACCCATGACGGCCCCGGAGAATGGCTTGCCGACTGCGGAACTGTGGTCATCTCGCTTTCGCGCCCCGATGTTCTGCAAGCGGTCGGTGGCCAGTTGGCGCAACTGCTGACCCCCGAACAGATCGTGGTGGAAACCGGCACCTTCGCGCTGGCGGACAAGATCGCCCTGCGCGACACGCTTGCCGGCGCAGGGATCACCCTGCTCGATTGCCCGGTCAGCGGCACCGGGAGCCAGGCGAAGGCCGGGGATCTGGTGATGATGGCCTCGGGAGAGAATGCGGCGATCGACGCGGCTATGCCGGTGCTCGAAGGGTTCACGCGACTGGTCCAGAAGGTCGGGGATTTCGGCTCGGGCATCCGCATGAAGCTGATGGCGAACCACGCGGTCGCGGTCCACAACGCGGCGGCGGCGGAAACCCTTGCCTATGCCGATGCCCTCGGGCTGGACCGGGACGCGGTCTATAACCTGCTCAGCTCCGGGGCAGGGCAGTCGCGGATGTCGGACCTGCGGATGCCGCTGATGATCTCGGCGGCCTATCGCCCGGCCTCGGCCACCCTGCGGATGTTCGAAAAGGATCTCGACCTCATCGAAACGGATCTGGCCAAACGGGGCCGGGACGCGCCGCTGTTTGCCCAGGCGCGCCGGCTCTACACCAAGGCGCTGGCCGACCTGCCCGAGGATTACGACACCGCTTCGGTCTTCGAAGTTCTCTAA